In the Verrucomicrobiota bacterium genome, TCGAGTCTGGACTGACAGGTTACTGGCCCATTCCCGGAGAGCAAGGCGCCGCGCTGGTTACCCATCAAACCGGTATCATTTGGTTCATGGAGCAGCCGCGCCGGGGTGACGCGCCACCGAAGCTTTGGCTTGATTTGACGGCGGAAACGTACAGCAAGACGGGGCCCAACGGAATGCTCGGACTCGCTTTTCATCCCAAGTTTCGTTCGAACCGCAAATATTATCTCAAGTATCATGTTTTTGAGGGCAAAACGATTACAACCGCGATCGTTGAGCGGCGCATGAGGGCTGATTTTCGCCAGGATTCCGGAGAACCACCTCGCCGCGTCATTTCTGTTCCCAGTCCGGGGGGCGATCATGGAGGGGGTTGTGTCGAATTCGGACCGGACGGATATCTTTACTTTGGCCCGGGTGATTCCGGACCGCATCGAGATCCGCAGGGCAACGCACAGAACATGGGTTTGCTTCTGGGGAAAATCTGCCGCATCGACGTGGACCGCCGGGATCCGGGAATGGAGTATGGAATTCCCGCGGACAATCCTTTTGTGGGCCGGCCGGGGGTGCGTCCGGAGATTTGGGCGTCGGGCTTTCGGAATCCCTGGCGCTTCTGCTTCGATCCGGCGGACGGAACGCTTTGGGCGACGGATGTGGGGCAGGATCGCATGGAGGAAGTCATGAAGGTTCGAAAAGGCGAAAACCATGGATGGAACGTTTACGAGGCATTCGAGCGGTTTTCAGATGCGTTCCGGAAGTCCGGCGAGACGTACGTGGCTCCGCTGATGGCCTACCGGCGGCGGTACGGAAATTCCATCACGGGCGGATATGTCTATCGCGGACGATCGGCGCCGGCCTTTGACGGGGTTTATGTTTTCGGCGATTTCAATACCAAGATGATTTTTGGCCTGCAGGAATCAGGCGGCGAGCCGCGGGTCGTCCGGCATTTGGCGACCTGTCCGGAGCGCCTGGTTTCGTTCGGTGTCGATGGGGAAGGCGAACTTTACGCCGTAGGGTTTGAGGGGACGATTTACCGGATGGATTTCAGCGGGTGTTCCTTGCCGACTCAGTAACTTGCTGAGCCACCTTGTTTGTTGCCGGATCAAAGCGCCAGAGGGCCTGCCGCTCGCCCATCACCAGATCCATCAAGGATGGTCCTCGTGCTTCGTCGTGTTTTTCTC is a window encoding:
- a CDS encoding c-type cytochrome, whose amino-acid sequence is MSLRYLSWLAVGLGWVWLGLGANAQDAPRGAERGRSLEDYRRFALSQQADAERGRLLFADEGRLGCAKCHTVDGSGGKAGPDLFAIGDKFARPDLIEAVLLPSSNIAVGYGTTVVETRGGEEVSGILKRLSEEGVELMGADGKAVVIPRAEIKERRNSSVSLMPDALQAGLTMREFNDLIEYLVQLREPARAQADDRRTPGTIPALARMVALRPVYAEPLKAPKIDGVESGLTGYWPIPGEQGAALVTHQTGIIWFMEQPRRGDAPPKLWLDLTAETYSKTGPNGMLGLAFHPKFRSNRKYYLKYHVFEGKTITTAIVERRMRADFRQDSGEPPRRVISVPSPGGDHGGGCVEFGPDGYLYFGPGDSGPHRDPQGNAQNMGLLLGKICRIDVDRRDPGMEYGIPADNPFVGRPGVRPEIWASGFRNPWRFCFDPADGTLWATDVGQDRMEEVMKVRKGENHGWNVYEAFERFSDAFRKSGETYVAPLMAYRRRYGNSITGGYVYRGRSAPAFDGVYVFGDFNTKMIFGLQESGGEPRVVRHLATCPERLVSFGVDGEGELYAVGFEGTIYRMDFSGCSLPTQ